The Aedes aegypti strain LVP_AGWG chromosome 3, AaegL5.0 Primary Assembly, whole genome shotgun sequence genome contains a region encoding:
- the LOC110679504 gene encoding pickpocket protein 28-like, giving the protein MVQMCETLFKFSKYYKTNLPSKKHPLSYSAVVENISVPMENFIEKCDFNDYFSCDYLFHYVMTDMGLCVNFNMLHKHRMLREGSFPKNDPFIFPRGRGLRTGCDDNGRVIDVDALLGVDKASQEENSTSTTTASPRNIRKRSVPRDRDSIDIWFPEEGYIEKHTRDMIPIRGLGAGKYRAFNLALIGHEDDMSKKCDDSQIRGHKILFHSPVDYPHMINSVVIPFDHITQIAVKPLVVKTSPKVRNYPWEKRQCFFEDERYLKYFLVYTQNNCELECLSNFTLAMCRCVKYSMMRSEEMEVCETSDYTCLYHAEMDFVKTEDPNRRFTYFKRPKLNAFDFRAACNCLPACTTYQYDFEIFKQSFGSGKIDGISADYLGTLSVFFKEPQFIAMIRSELYGFTDFIANCGGLLGLFTGTSLLSLVEIAYFCFVRPLSRRINRSRVSSVHSLPPVISTVSGNGKACEEIQPVEK; this is encoded by the exons ATGGTGCAAATGTGTGAAACTTTATTCAAATTCAGCAAATATTACAAAACTAATCTGCCGAGCAAAAAACACCCGTTAAGCTATTCGGCGGTTGTCGAAAACATCTCCGTTCCCATGGAAAATTTCATTGAGAAATGCGACTTCAACGATTATTTCTCATGCGATTATCTGTTCCATTACGTCATGACCGATATGGGCCTTTGCGTCAATTTCAACATGCTGCACAAACATCGGATGTTACGAGAGGGGTCGTTTCCCAAAAATGATCCCTTCATATTCCCTCGTGGCAGAGGTCTACGTACCGGATGTGACGACAATGGACGTGTAATTGATGTAGACGCTCTTTTGGGGGTCGATAAAGCATCTCAAGAAGAGAATTCCACTTCTACAACCACTGCAAGTCCACGAAACATTCGGAAGAGATCAGTCCCTAGGGATCGGGATTCTATCGATATCTGGTTCCCGGAAGAAGGATACATTGAAAAGCACACCCGGGACATGATCCCTATTCGAGGACTGGGAGCTGGAAAGTACAGGGCATTCAACTTGGCCTTGATTGGCCACGAAGACGACATGAGTAAGAAATGCGACGATTCGCAAATTCGAGGTCACAAAATTCTTTTTCATTCCCCGGTGGATTATCCACACATGATTAACTCGGTGGTGATCCCATTTGATCACATCACACAGATAGCCGTCAAGCCGCTGGTTGTGAAAACAAGTCCCAAAGTACGTAACTATCCTTGGGAGAAACGCCAATGTTTCTTCGAAGATGAGCGCTATCTGAAGTACTTCCTGGTCTACACACAGAATAACTGCGAACTCGAATGTCTATCGAACTTCACCCTGGCAATGTGCCGTTGTGTAAAATACTCCATGATGCGCTCGGAAGAGATGGAGGTTTGTGAAACAAGCGATTATACGTGCCTCTATCATGCTGAGATGGATTTCGTCAAAACTGAAGATCCAAATCGACGGTTTACTTATTTTAAAAGACCAAAACTGAATGCTTTCGACTTCAGGGCTGCGTGCAACTGTTTGCCAGCTTGCACAACGTATCAGtacgattttgaaattttcaagcaaAGCTTTGGAAGTGGTAAAATTGACGGCATATCCGC AGACTACCTGGGAACTCTCAGCGTATTCTTCAAGGAACCGCAGTTCATCGCGATGATCAGATCGGAGCTGTATGGATTTACGGATTTCATTGCTAACTGTGGAGGTCTGCTGGGGCTCTTCACGGGCACCAGTCTGCTGAGTTTAGTGGAAATTGCTTACTTTTGCTTCGTGAGACCTTTGAGCAGAAGAATCAATAGATCCAGGGTCAGTAGTGTGCATAGTCTACCGCCAGTTATAAGTACAGTATCCGGGAATGGGAAGGCATGCGAAGAAATACAGCCAGTGGAGAAATGA
- the LOC5576775 gene encoding sodium channel protein Nach has protein sequence MRCFRRSNAKPHSRTIFGEYCSTSSVHGVRYFSDPERTICEKFWWIVMFVVSVSGCVVLIWSTWQKWILAPIVMNFENQPIPVTEIPFPSFTICPPGKVSKSMYDFGKEAKELKSSGSYANASDNFLAMVQMCEILFKFSKHYSIKLRNKKYPLSYSAVVENISVPMENFIGKCDFNDYFSCEYLFQYVMTDMGLCVNFNMLQKYRMLRRGSFPKNDPFIFPRGRGLRTGRDDNGGVIDLDALLGVDKASQEENSTSTTTASPRNIRKRSVSRKRNPIDIWFPEEGYIKKQTLDNIPTRGLGAGKYRAFNLALIGHEDDMSKECDDLQIRGHKILFHSPVDYPHMINSVVIPFDHITQIAVKPLVVKTSPKVRNYPPERRQCFFEDERYLKYFLVYTQNNCELECLSNYTLARCGCVKYSMMRSEEMKVCETINYPCLHNAVMEFVKTEDPTRRFTFGKRPKLNAFSFRGQCNCLPACTSYQYDFEIFKQSFGSGKIDGITADYLGTLSVFFKEPQFIAMIRSELYGFTDFIANCGGLLGLFTGTSLLSLVEIAYFCFVRPLSRRINRSRVSSVHSLPPVISTVSGNGKACEEIQPVEK, from the exons ATGCGTTGCTTTAGGAGGAGTAATGCGAAGCCACACTCTAGGACGATTTTTGGCGAATATTGTTCCACAAGTTCGGTCCATGGAGTGCGTTACTTCAGCGATCCGGAACGAACCATTTGTGAAAAGTTTTGGTGGATTGTGATGTTCGTGGTTTCGGTGAGTGGCTGTGTAGTATTAATATGGAGCACGTGGCAAAAGTGGATCCTAGCGCCAATAGTGATGAACTTTGAGAATCAACCAATTCCGGTCACGGAGATTCCGTTTCCATCGTTTACCATCTGCCCACCGGGGAAAGTGTCCAAATCGATGTACGATTTCGGAAAGGAAGCTAAGGAGCTGAAGAGCAGCGGATCATATGCCAATGC CTCAGACAACTTCCTTGCGATGGTGCAAATGTgtgaaattttattcaaattcagCAAACATTACAGTATAAAACTGCGGAACAAAAAATACCCATTGAGCTATTCGGCGGTTGTCGAAAACATCTCTGTTCCCATGGAAAACTTCATTGGGAAATGCGACTTCAATGATTATTTCTCATGCGAATATCTGTTCCAGTACGTCATGACCGATATGGGCCTTTGCGTCAATTTCAACATGCTGCAGAAATATCGGATGTTACGGAGGGGGTCGTTCCCCAAAAATGATCCCTTCATATTCCCTCGTGGCAGAGGTCTACGAACGGGACGTGATGATAATGGAGGTGTAATTGATCTAGACGCTCTTTTGGGGGTCGATAAAGCATCTCAAGAAGAGAATTCCACTTCTACAACCACTGCAAGCCCACGGAATATTCGGAAGAGATCAGTTTCTAGGAAACGGAATCCGATCGATATCTGGTTCCCGGAAGAAGGATACATTAAAAAGCAAACCCTGGACAATATTCCCACTCGAGGACTGGGAGCTGGAAAATACAGGGCATTCAACTTGGCCTTGATTGGTCACGAAGACGACATGAGTAAGGAATGCGACGATCTGCAAATCCGAGGCCACAAGATTCTTTTTCATTCCCCGGTGGATTATCCACACATGATTAACTCGGTGGTGATCCCATTTGACCACATTACACAGATAGCCGTGAAGCCCCTGGTTGTGAAAACAAGTCCTAAAGTACGTAACTATCCTCCGGAGCGACGTCAATGTTTTTTCGAAGATGAGCGCTATCTGAAGTACTTCTTGGTATACACCCAGAATAACTGCGAACTCGAATGTCTATCGAACTACACACTGGCACGTTGCGGTTGTGTAAAATACTCCATGATGCGCTCGGAAGAGATGAAAGTTTGTGAAACTATCAATTATCCATGCCTCCATAATGCTGTGATGGAATTCGTCAAAACGGAAGACCCAACTCGGCGGTTTACTTTTGGAAAAAGACCCAAACTAAATGCTTTCAGCTTCAGAGGTCAGTGCAACTGCTTGCCAGCCTGCACATCGTACCAGTACGACTTTGAGATTTTTAAACAAAGCTTTGGAAGTGGTAAAATTGACGGCATAACCGC AGACTACTTGGGAACTCTCAGCGTATTCTTCAAGGAACCGCAGTTCATCGCGATGATCAGATCGGAGCTGTATGGATTTACGGATTTCATTGCTAACTGTGGAGGTCTGCTGGGGCTCTTCACGGGCACCAGTCTGCTGAGCTTagtggaaattgcctacttttgcTTCGTGAGACCTTTGAGCAGAAGAATCAATAGATCCAGGGTCAGTAGTGTACATAGTCTACCGCCAGTTATAAGTACAGTATCCGGGAATGGGAAGGCATGCGAAGAAATACAGCCAGTGGAGAAATGA